TCTTTAGCCTTGCCAACCCCCACCCCAACTTGACCCTTCTTATCACCCACCACCACAACAGCTCTGAAATGCAGTTGTTTCCCACCCTTAACCACCTTGGTCACACGCCTCACCTGCACCACTCTCTCATCAAACCCATCTTTGGGCTTCTCTTTCTTGGCCCCCGACCCAAACCCAATCGTCTTCTTCACCTTAGAGTCCATAACATACAAATCATTTCCCAGCAAGCTCTCCCCACTGTACGCGGGCCCGTAGAGCTCCTCATAGGCCCGGGCAATGTCCTCCTCGGATTCCTCCGGGGCTTCATCGAAGTAGGGCGGCGGAACATAGCCTTCCGGGCGGGCTGGAGGGTCAAAGGTGAAAACTTGATCCGGGTCTACGTTGTCGAAGAAAGTGGTGTCAATGTCGGAAGAGCCGGCCTTGATGGGCGTGGGTTTAGAGGTGTTGGCGGGGAAGAAGAGAGCAAAGGTGGAGGGTTTGGGGGTGAGTAGGAAAAAGGGAGCGGTGGGGTGAGAGCGGAGGGGCGTGGGCGGGTGGTTGCGGAGGGAGAGAGAAGAGAAGGCGGAGAGAGAGGTTGCAGAGGCAGCCATGGTGGGTTGGGTTTAGAGCAGAGATGGATGGATAGAAATGTAGGGATTGGGTTGGCTTTTGAGTGAGGTTTCTGCAACACTTTTGGGGGGCAGTTATACAATTACTATAACATTTgggacttcttttttttttaaatgaaatttattccATTGAGGTTTCGATTaggacaaattattttgtggactctggtttaaagtacataatttgtgtattaaatgCTC
This region of Ipomoea triloba cultivar NCNSP0323 chromosome 15, ASM357664v1 genomic DNA includes:
- the LOC116007539 gene encoding 30S ribosomal protein S5, chloroplastic yields the protein MAASATSLSAFSSLSLRNHPPTPLRSHPTAPFFLLTPKPSTFALFFPANTSKPTPIKAGSSDIDTTFFDNVDPDQVFTFDPPARPEGYVPPPYFDEAPEESEEDIARAYEELYGPAYSGESLLGNDLYVMDSKVKKTIGFGSGAKKEKPKDGFDERVVQVRRVTKVVKGGKQLHFRAVVVVGDKKGQVGVGVGKAKEVIAAVQKSALNARRNIITVPMTKYSTFPHRAEAKYGAAKVMLRPASPGSGVIAGGAVRVVLELAGLQNALGKQLGSNNALNNARATVEAILQMRQFREVAEERGIPMEELWK